A genome region from Akkermansiaceae bacterium includes the following:
- a CDS encoding tyrosine--tRNA ligase, whose translation MSPEQQLTQLTAGTAKVLSEKELLEKLKLGRPLRIKLGVDPTAPDIHFGHTVALEKLRQFQLLGHQAVLLIGDFTATIGDPSGRSATRPPLTRDEVLVNAATYTEQAFKILDREKTEIVYNGDWFRNMSYEEILRLNSRVTLQQMLQREDFRNRIESGQEVRLHELQYPVMQGWDSVEIRSDVELGGTDQLFNILVGRDMQKDEGQPQQVVMVMPLLEGLDGVKKMSKSYGNYIGVSDPPQEMFGKLMSISDALMDRYYLLLLGETRDPSSHPMDSKKLLAHRLTARYHGDAEGEAARADWDTRFSKKDLTCAELPEIPISDLPVDHTVLSITAFAFKNSFGLEKSNGELRKQFIQPGSVQLNGEKLTDPAAHISPASGDTLKLSKKHAVRFV comes from the coding sequence GTGTCCCCAGAACAACAGCTCACCCAACTCACCGCAGGCACAGCCAAAGTCCTTTCTGAGAAAGAACTGCTCGAAAAGCTCAAGCTCGGCCGTCCGCTCAGGATCAAGCTCGGCGTCGATCCCACCGCCCCGGACATCCATTTCGGGCACACGGTCGCCCTCGAAAAGCTGCGCCAGTTCCAGCTCCTCGGCCATCAGGCGGTCCTGCTCATCGGCGATTTCACCGCCACCATCGGCGACCCCTCGGGCCGCTCCGCCACCCGCCCGCCCCTCACCCGCGACGAAGTCTTGGTCAACGCGGCGACCTACACGGAGCAGGCTTTCAAGATCCTCGACCGCGAGAAAACCGAGATCGTCTATAACGGCGATTGGTTCCGGAATATGAGCTACGAGGAAATCCTCCGCCTCAACTCCCGCGTCACCCTCCAGCAGATGCTCCAGCGCGAGGACTTCCGCAACCGCATCGAGTCCGGCCAGGAAGTCCGCCTCCACGAACTCCAATACCCCGTCATGCAGGGCTGGGACTCCGTCGAGATCCGCTCCGATGTCGAGCTCGGCGGCACCGACCAGCTTTTCAACATCCTCGTCGGCCGCGACATGCAGAAGGACGAGGGCCAGCCGCAGCAGGTCGTCATGGTCATGCCACTCCTCGAAGGCCTCGACGGTGTGAAGAAAATGTCGAAATCCTATGGCAACTACATCGGTGTCTCCGATCCGCCCCAGGAAATGTTCGGCAAGCTGATGAGCATTTCCGACGCGCTCATGGATCGCTACTACCTGCTGCTGCTCGGCGAGACCCGCGATCCCTCCTCCCACCCGATGGATTCCAAGAAGCTCCTCGCGCACCGGCTGACGGCGCGCTACCACGGTGATGCGGAAGGCGAAGCGGCACGCGCCGACTGGGACACCCGATTCTCAAAAAAGGATCTCACATGCGCCGAACTCCCGGAAATCCCGATCTCCGATCTGCCTGTGGATCACACCGTCCTTTCAATCACCGCCTTCGCCTTCAAAAATTCCTTCGGTTTGGAAAAATCAAACGGCGAACTGCGTAAACAGTTCATCCAGCCCGGCTCCGTTCAGCTTAACGGCGAAAAACTCACCGATCCCGCCGCCCACATCTCGCCCGCCTCCGGCGACACTCTCAAACTTTCCAAGAAACACGCAGTCCGCTTCGTCTGA
- a CDS encoding TolC family protein, with the protein MKFPYPALTAVFLTNLLPVEAQPAEILTYESVPARIRHGNPELAAARHRIGEALGRLKQAGRLPNPSLQTGLSHNVRNAEGGLEIGISQKFPLTNRLALEKEIGIAGVKAAEAEVKNVERLLAAEARAEFVKTLAVRERRALLLEQKSLADGLADFISGASARGELSKLDAAQTRLAALRLTTEERRLEAEETASLGRLRPLLGIAAGTPVSLSGKIPTLSLPGIAAVSRPDLDAMNAELDAANTGITLERARRRDDIEASVFAAGERVEDAPVGLENEGMIGIRLSLPLPFWNDNQGAIDEATARQGRKREELNALLRDIDHTSDTARAEMRQWAALVSEIDASLLPLARTQTELLEDAYRKGQGDLQAVIRSREQILELQASRIDAAREFRLAHIRYQAATGQP; encoded by the coding sequence ATGAAATTCCCATACCCGGCCCTAACTGCCGTTTTCCTGACAAACCTGCTCCCCGTCGAGGCGCAGCCTGCGGAGATACTCACCTACGAGTCCGTACCGGCACGCATCCGGCACGGAAACCCGGAGCTCGCCGCAGCACGCCACCGCATCGGCGAGGCCTTGGGTCGATTGAAACAGGCAGGCCGCCTTCCCAACCCATCCCTGCAAACCGGACTCTCCCACAATGTCCGCAATGCGGAAGGCGGCTTGGAGATCGGCATTTCCCAGAAATTCCCGCTTACCAACCGGCTTGCGCTGGAGAAGGAAATCGGCATCGCGGGGGTCAAGGCAGCGGAAGCGGAGGTGAAAAACGTGGAGCGCTTGCTTGCGGCCGAGGCGCGTGCCGAGTTCGTGAAAACGCTGGCGGTGCGGGAACGGCGGGCGCTGCTGCTGGAACAGAAATCCCTTGCCGATGGGCTGGCCGACTTCATCTCCGGGGCTTCCGCACGGGGAGAGCTTTCCAAACTCGATGCGGCACAAACACGGCTCGCCGCCCTGCGCCTGACAACGGAAGAGCGCAGGCTGGAAGCGGAGGAAACCGCCTCGCTGGGAAGGCTGCGGCCACTGCTTGGAATCGCCGCCGGGACTCCCGTCTCCCTCTCGGGGAAAATCCCCACCCTATCGCTCCCCGGGATCGCCGCAGTGAGCCGCCCGGACCTGGATGCCATGAATGCGGAGCTGGATGCCGCCAATACAGGGATCACCCTGGAACGGGCACGGCGGCGGGATGACATCGAGGCTTCCGTTTTCGCTGCGGGCGAGCGAGTGGAGGACGCCCCTGTTGGATTGGAAAACGAGGGCATGATCGGAATCAGGCTGAGCCTTCCCCTGCCCTTTTGGAACGACAACCAGGGCGCGATCGACGAGGCAACCGCCCGGCAAGGGCGCAAGCGCGAGGAACTCAATGCGCTCCTGCGGGACATCGACCACACCAGCGATACCGCACGCGCGGAAATGCGGCAATGGGCGGCGCTGGTTTCGGAAATCGATGCTTCCCTGCTGCCTCTGGCGCGCACGCAGACGGAACTGCTGGAAGACGCATACCGCAAGGGCCAGGGCGACCTCCAGGCGGTGATCCGTTCCCGCGAGCAAATCTTGGAGCTGCAAGCCTCCAGAATCGATGCAGCCCGGGAGTTCCGGCTTGCCCATATCCGCTACCAGGCCGCGACCGGCCAACCCTAA
- a CDS encoding protein kinase, whose product MEERYEIKGKIGQGGLGAVYRAFDVRMNREVAIKRILASPDDSSVSEEATRQLVKEAGSLAALQHPNIVTIYDVGSDEDGPFVVMELLTGETLEEIIGKGSFTWQDFRQLAMQTLEALIAAQELHLVHRDLKPSNIMLSWLPSGKFQVKIVDFGLAKLSAKPSLQTIDQSDGVFGSIYFMAPEQFERVPIDLKADLYAIGCVFYYALTGTYPFDGDTAAGVMASHLQHHVTPLQEIRQGIPLWACDWIMWHINRQPTDRPESAREALRYFVENDAQGTTPLSTGIPAAAAEEAKRPRLVIPGAPVPALVKEPVPTQPIKTAAAPVALMPPKGSKPSVHTTAQVVQSAPPSQASTEEETETPSPPPLSPPPLVTPVPALAKADPTGAAPPVLRKAGSSTAPLLKAAGSPTQPIAPPTKPLQIAADRLPGSPPVPSTVALTPSSASASPSSAPLPTAPQVAPKSKPISPAIKVVIAVLLGLLAVGLGVIVLKKSGDNAEAKIYNEMIQAAAKDGATKVPVNKRGLEILLRNASTVSANTQREVVYKALYLAESTDGTDVDARIAEFATTQEIIPDVRIVLLRQVLRRRENPAIIGTLLDFARSTDDKMASIAAIEATRFMAKDAQFAEFLDIMKSTKDDLIRKAAEENAAEIIGKTDSKAALGKAVAEAHESATEDVVRYSMLRLLGRIGGESSLALARKNLNSEDVKDKIAAIVALGIWADDAGFKELIAFLGTGPDLATRSRAFESAYQYASEKEGDTKETWILLSTQAKTQDEQMKLIRGLANVKPEPWAFELLGKLEKESEYDRVIDLAERAIVRLKDIEKTQANPGGE is encoded by the coding sequence CGCCGCCCTGCAGCATCCCAACATCGTCACAATCTACGATGTCGGTTCGGACGAGGACGGCCCCTTCGTGGTCATGGAACTCCTCACCGGAGAGACCCTGGAGGAAATCATCGGCAAGGGTTCCTTCACATGGCAGGACTTCCGCCAGCTCGCCATGCAGACGCTGGAGGCGCTCATCGCCGCCCAGGAACTGCATCTTGTCCACCGCGACCTGAAACCGAGCAACATCATGCTCAGCTGGCTCCCCTCCGGGAAATTCCAGGTCAAGATCGTCGATTTCGGGCTCGCCAAGCTTTCCGCAAAGCCCTCCCTCCAGACCATAGACCAATCCGACGGCGTCTTCGGATCCATCTACTTCATGGCTCCCGAGCAATTCGAGCGCGTCCCCATCGACCTCAAGGCGGATCTCTATGCCATCGGCTGCGTTTTCTACTACGCACTCACCGGCACCTATCCCTTCGATGGGGATACGGCGGCCGGCGTCATGGCATCGCACCTCCAGCACCACGTCACCCCCCTCCAGGAAATCCGCCAAGGCATCCCGCTCTGGGCCTGCGATTGGATCATGTGGCATATCAACCGCCAGCCAACCGACCGGCCGGAATCCGCGCGGGAAGCCCTCAGGTATTTCGTCGAGAACGACGCACAGGGCACTACCCCGCTGAGCACCGGCATACCCGCGGCAGCCGCCGAGGAAGCGAAGCGCCCCCGCCTCGTCATACCGGGCGCGCCGGTCCCCGCACTTGTCAAGGAACCTGTCCCCACACAGCCCATCAAGACTGCTGCAGCGCCCGTAGCCCTCATGCCCCCGAAAGGCTCGAAACCCAGCGTCCACACCACAGCCCAGGTCGTCCAGTCCGCGCCGCCCTCGCAAGCCTCGACCGAGGAGGAAACCGAAACGCCATCCCCTCCACCGCTCTCGCCCCCACCCCTCGTCACACCCGTTCCTGCCCTGGCAAAAGCCGATCCTACGGGTGCCGCACCGCCCGTTCTCAGGAAAGCAGGGTCGTCAACCGCACCACTACTGAAAGCCGCAGGCTCCCCAACCCAACCCATCGCCCCCCCCACCAAGCCCCTCCAGATCGCTGCAGACCGCCTTCCGGGAAGCCCACCCGTCCCGTCCACCGTCGCGCTCACCCCAAGCTCCGCATCCGCATCTCCATCGTCAGCGCCTTTACCCACAGCCCCGCAGGTGGCTCCGAAAAGCAAACCCATCTCACCTGCCATCAAGGTCGTCATCGCCGTATTGCTCGGCCTTCTTGCCGTGGGGCTTGGCGTGATCGTCCTGAAGAAAAGCGGCGACAACGCGGAGGCCAAGATCTACAACGAAATGATCCAGGCCGCCGCCAAGGACGGAGCCACCAAGGTGCCAGTCAACAAGCGCGGCCTTGAGATCCTGCTCCGCAACGCATCCACGGTATCCGCCAACACACAGCGCGAGGTCGTCTATAAGGCGCTCTACCTCGCCGAGTCAACCGACGGGACGGACGTCGATGCACGCATCGCGGAATTCGCCACCACCCAGGAAATCATTCCCGATGTCCGCATCGTCCTGCTGCGCCAGGTGCTGCGCCGCAGGGAAAACCCCGCCATCATCGGCACCCTCCTGGATTTCGCCCGCAGCACGGATGACAAGATGGCCTCCATCGCCGCCATCGAGGCCACACGCTTCATGGCAAAGGACGCCCAATTCGCGGAATTCCTCGATATCATGAAATCAACCAAGGACGACCTGATCCGCAAGGCCGCCGAGGAAAACGCCGCCGAGATCATCGGCAAGACCGACTCCAAGGCCGCACTCGGCAAGGCCGTAGCCGAGGCGCACGAGTCAGCCACCGAGGATGTCGTCCGCTACTCCATGCTCCGCCTGCTTGGCAGGATAGGCGGCGAGTCATCGCTCGCCCTCGCCAGGAAAAACCTGAACAGCGAGGATGTTAAGGACAAGATAGCCGCCATCGTCGCGCTCGGCATTTGGGCTGACGATGCCGGCTTCAAGGAGCTGATCGCCTTCCTCGGCACCGGCCCGGATCTTGCGACCCGCTCGCGCGCATTCGAATCCGCCTACCAATACGCTTCCGAAAAAGAAGGCGACACCAAGGAAACCTGGATACTTCTATCCACCCAGGCGAAGACCCAGGATGAGCAGATGAAGCTGATCCGCGGCCTCGCCAACGTGAAACCGGAGCCATGGGCTTTCGAACTCCTCGGCAAGCTCGAGAAGGAATCGGAATACGACAGGGTCATCGACCTCGCCGAGCGCGCCATCGTCCGCCTCAAGGACATAGAGAAAACGCAGGCGAATCCCGGGGGCGAGTAA
- a CDS encoding DUF1080 domain-containing protein, translating into MKPILLLAVLAPIVSAGETQLFNGKDLTGWEGDPKFWSVQDEAITGASSPENLVPHNTFIVWKGGEPSDFTLTLKYRMTPGDEKKYTNSGIQYRSKVIDAEKFIVGGYQADFEYADKWSGILYEEKGRGILAKRGEQVVIKQGENPNKPKLEVTGKTGDPAEIQAAIKKDDWNEYKIIAKGNKVQHFINGRLTADVTDETAEAPKSGVIALQMHQGPPMKVQFKDITLSTGE; encoded by the coding sequence ATGAAACCGATCCTACTTCTCGCCGTCCTCGCACCCATCGTCTCCGCCGGGGAAACTCAGCTTTTCAACGGAAAAGACCTCACCGGCTGGGAGGGCGATCCAAAATTCTGGTCAGTCCAGGATGAGGCAATCACCGGTGCCTCCAGTCCCGAGAATCTCGTCCCGCACAACACCTTCATTGTCTGGAAAGGCGGCGAGCCATCCGATTTCACCCTCACATTGAAATACCGGATGACCCCCGGCGACGAAAAGAAATACACCAACAGCGGCATCCAATACCGCAGCAAGGTCATCGACGCGGAGAAATTCATCGTCGGCGGATACCAGGCGGATTTCGAATACGCCGACAAATGGAGCGGCATCCTCTACGAGGAAAAAGGCCGTGGCATCCTCGCCAAGCGCGGGGAGCAGGTTGTCATCAAGCAGGGCGAGAACCCCAACAAGCCCAAGCTCGAAGTCACCGGCAAGACCGGTGATCCCGCCGAGATCCAGGCAGCCATCAAGAAGGACGACTGGAACGAATACAAGATCATCGCCAAGGGCAACAAGGTCCAGCATTTCATCAACGGCAGGCTTACTGCGGACGTCACCGACGAAACCGCCGAAGCGCCAAAGAGCGGCGTCATCGCCCTCCAGATGCACCAGGGCCCACCCATGAAAGTGCAGTTCAAGGACATCACCCTCAGCACCGGGGAATGA